The following are encoded in a window of bacterium SCSIO 12643 genomic DNA:
- a CDS encoding patatin-like phospholipase family protein produces MRKIILLSILAMFINFWLPAQKVGLVLSGGGTDALAHIGVIKALEEHHIPIDYITGTSMGAMIGALYATGVPIDHIEKYFVSRYFLDISTGDIPKQFHYFYPHPDPSPSMISLRFKKSQKGYSILLPSQVISSEAMDFEAVKFLAEAEKLANYNFDSLMIPFRCVAADLVTKELVVFKNGSLTEALRASMSYPFFVRPIKINGHLMYDGGIYNNFPVDIMCSDFKPDYIIGSNVSQNVDAPDDDDLFSQLQNILIKPTDYSIYCSEGELIEPETNFGVFNFSHAQEAIDSGYVAALRHIEHIKFHVATLNVDTTTSNIDLSNKFYHKKNDINIGDITFKGINQKQATYAGSALQHKKKKQKELDLKTFERNYYRLFQESYIEDIRTTMHYNPTTQKYDAHVEIEPIKSLTLDLGGNIASRPITTGYAGFSYNNLSTYGFKFGLNTHFGKMYQALNIFTRFDIPSKLPFYIMPKFVTHKWNWFESRQSNLFVSEKPNYIIEGETYAGAEFGTAIGNHLKLTGEVAYLQMQSDYYQTRNFSPTDTTDYTLFNSINNKVTISSNSLNLKQYPYSGRSLVAQATYTSGNEFYHPGSITPGNEEARTSHSFLQLKLDYQQYFRINSKLRAGMTLSGAYSGMTFFKNYTSTVIQSPSFKPTPDSKTLFLESFHANKFIGAGGQLVLLPVKNFQIRAEAYIFQPYRAFKRDQDGQVAFGTPFADRFSILSAVASYQTPFGPLSFSANYYYNEQTVSPEDEFPLTLLVNFGYIIFNKSAYK; encoded by the coding sequence ATGCGTAAAATAATTCTCCTATCCATTCTAGCCATGTTCATTAACTTTTGGCTTCCTGCTCAAAAAGTAGGTCTGGTTCTAAGCGGTGGAGGGACAGATGCTTTGGCGCATATCGGAGTGATTAAAGCATTGGAAGAGCATCATATCCCCATCGACTACATCACTGGAACTTCCATGGGGGCTATGATCGGAGCCTTATATGCTACGGGAGTACCTATTGATCATATTGAAAAGTATTTTGTATCCAGATATTTTTTAGACATCAGTACCGGAGATATCCCCAAACAGTTTCATTACTTCTATCCGCATCCGGATCCTTCGCCCAGTATGATTTCTTTGCGTTTCAAGAAGTCTCAAAAAGGCTATAGCATTCTACTGCCTTCGCAAGTAATCTCCTCTGAGGCCATGGATTTTGAAGCGGTTAAGTTCTTAGCTGAAGCTGAAAAACTTGCCAATTATAACTTCGATAGTTTGATGATTCCGTTTAGATGTGTTGCAGCAGATTTGGTGACCAAGGAACTTGTTGTGTTCAAAAACGGAAGTCTAACAGAAGCATTAAGAGCTTCTATGTCTTATCCGTTTTTTGTAAGACCTATAAAAATTAATGGACACTTGATGTACGATGGAGGAATCTATAATAATTTCCCTGTGGATATCATGTGTTCGGACTTTAAACCGGATTACATCATTGGTAGTAATGTTTCACAAAACGTGGACGCACCAGATGATGATGACTTGTTTAGCCAACTACAAAATATTTTAATTAAACCCACTGATTATAGCATCTATTGTAGCGAAGGAGAGCTTATTGAACCTGAAACCAATTTTGGTGTCTTTAATTTTTCCCATGCTCAGGAAGCTATTGATTCGGGTTATGTTGCAGCTCTAAGACATATAGAACATATCAAATTTCACGTGGCAACATTAAATGTAGATACAACCACCAGTAATATTGATTTATCCAACAAGTTCTATCATAAAAAGAATGATATTAATATTGGTGACATCACCTTTAAGGGCATCAATCAAAAACAAGCTACCTACGCAGGGTCTGCACTCCAACACAAAAAAAAGAAGCAAAAAGAGCTGGATTTAAAGACTTTTGAACGAAACTATTATCGTTTGTTTCAGGAGTCTTACATCGAAGATATACGGACGACAATGCATTACAATCCTACCACTCAAAAGTATGATGCACACGTAGAGATAGAACCAATTAAATCTTTAACACTTGATCTGGGCGGAAACATTGCTTCACGTCCTATTACTACCGGCTATGCAGGTTTTAGCTACAATAACCTTTCTACTTATGGTTTTAAATTTGGATTGAACACGCATTTTGGAAAAATGTATCAGGCTTTAAATATTTTTACGAGATTTGATATTCCTTCAAAACTTCCGTTTTATATCATGCCAAAATTCGTGACACATAAATGGAACTGGTTTGAAAGTAGACAATCCAATCTTTTTGTATCTGAAAAGCCCAATTATATTATTGAAGGTGAAACGTATGCCGGAGCCGAATTTGGTACCGCAATAGGAAATCATCTGAAACTAACCGGAGAAGTTGCTTATCTTCAAATGCAATCGGATTATTATCAAACCAGAAACTTCTCACCAACAGATACGACTGACTATACCTTATTTAATTCTATAAATAATAAGGTTACCATATCATCCAACTCACTTAATTTAAAGCAATACCCATACAGTGGTCGTAGTTTGGTTGCACAAGCCACTTACACCAGTGGAAACGAATTCTATCATCCGGGTTCAATAACACCCGGTAATGAAGAAGCCAGAACTTCTCACTCGTTTTTACAACTAAAACTGGATTACCAACAATACTTTAGAATCAACTCGAAACTTCGTGCGGGAATGACTCTTTCTGGAGCTTATTCGGGAATGACATTTTTTAAGAACTACACTTCAACCGTAATTCAATCTCCATCATTTAAACCAACACCGGATAGTAAAACTTTATTTTTGGAAAGTTTCCATGCCAATAAGTTTATTGGCGCTGGAGGGCAATTGGTTTTATTACCAGTAAAGAATTTTCAGATTCGGGCCGAAGCTTATATTTTCCAACCTTATCGGGCTTTTAAACGGGATCAGGATGGCCAGGTGGCGTTTGGGACTCCATTCGCAGATCGATTCTCTATTCTCTCTGCTGTGGCATCTTACCAAACACCTTTTGGACCGCTAAGTTTTTCTGCGAACTATTACTATAATGAACAAACCGTAAGTCCCGAAGATGAATTCCCTCTTACGTTACTGGTTAATTTCGGTTATATCATTTTCAACAAATCGGCTTACAAATAG
- a CDS encoding ABC transporter substrate-binding protein encodes MKIISVVPSLTELLFDLGLDAHIIGVTRFCIHPAEKTRKVTKVGGTKSLKIDRIIDLKPDLIIANKEENAQADIEELQKHCNVWVTDIFTLSDALDMVSELGIKTHTTDQAQALITQIKAEFKKLSAQVTPSQKKVAYLIWDEPIMLAGRNTFIHHMIEELGWTNMIKEPDSRYPMMESKQLKELQPDYILLSSEPYPFKEKHLPKFKSEFPNSKIILVDGEMFSWYGSRMKLAPSYFIDLLTEASSVS; translated from the coding sequence ATGAAAATTATATCCGTAGTTCCTTCGTTAACAGAATTATTATTTGATCTTGGTTTAGATGCTCATATTATTGGGGTTACCCGATTCTGTATTCATCCCGCAGAAAAGACCAGAAAAGTTACTAAAGTAGGCGGGACAAAATCTCTTAAGATTGACCGAATAATTGATCTTAAACCTGATCTGATCATTGCGAATAAAGAAGAGAATGCTCAAGCAGATATTGAAGAACTACAGAAACATTGTAATGTCTGGGTGACAGATATTTTCACTTTATCTGATGCATTGGATATGGTCTCCGAGCTTGGAATTAAAACGCATACAACGGATCAGGCACAAGCGCTAATTACTCAAATTAAAGCAGAATTCAAGAAATTATCTGCACAGGTCACTCCTTCGCAAAAAAAAGTAGCATATCTCATCTGGGACGAACCCATAATGCTTGCCGGAAGAAATACTTTCATCCATCACATGATAGAAGAATTGGGTTGGACAAATATGATCAAAGAGCCGGATTCCAGGTATCCCATGATGGAATCAAAACAACTAAAAGAACTCCAACCCGATTATATTCTGCTTTCTTCCGAACCGTATCCATTTAAAGAAAAGCACCTTCCCAAATTCAAAAGTGAATTTCCCAATTCTAAGATTATTTTAGTCGATGGTGAAATGTTTTCATGGTATGGTTCTCGAATGAAACTCGCTCCCTCTTATTTTATTGATTTATTGACAGAAGCTTCATCTGTATCATAA
- a CDS encoding PorT family protein, with the protein MAKKLIFILTLLLSGYSAQSQILISIIFGDKLNSEGLEFGLDGGVNFSQMTGMESKNYASNFHLGFYFDIKLKNQFWLNTGVLVKSSQGAAELTKNDVLGLYPDIKAYLDSGSYSQSFGYFNVPLMLKYRLKNHFFIEGGTQMAIMINARLNYEYSFDGVDVTSSADNMGSFNRFDMGLIGGIGYKLRKGTGMNIGLKYYQGMIDITKSENLNNKNRVIYLKVDIPIGKEKSESGK; encoded by the coding sequence ATGGCCAAAAAACTGATATTCATTTTAACTTTATTATTATCCGGTTATTCTGCTCAATCACAAATTTTGATTTCCATAATCTTTGGGGATAAATTAAACTCTGAAGGGTTAGAGTTTGGTTTGGATGGAGGTGTGAACTTTTCTCAAATGACCGGAATGGAATCAAAGAACTATGCGAGCAATTTCCATCTGGGATTTTATTTTGATATCAAATTAAAAAATCAATTTTGGTTGAACACCGGAGTTCTGGTTAAATCCAGCCAGGGGGCTGCTGAGCTAACCAAAAACGATGTGCTGGGCTTATATCCTGATATCAAAGCCTATCTTGATTCTGGGAGCTATAGTCAATCATTTGGGTATTTCAATGTTCCATTGATGTTAAAGTATAGATTAAAAAATCATTTTTTTATTGAAGGAGGGACACAGATGGCTATTATGATTAATGCCAGATTAAATTACGAATACAGTTTCGATGGAGTAGATGTTACGAGTTCTGCCGATAATATGGGCTCTTTTAATCGATTTGATATGGGGCTTATTGGAGGAATTGGATACAAATTGAGAAAAGGAACTGGGATGAATATCGGGTTGAAATATTATCAAGGTATGATTGATATTACCAAATCCGAGAATTTAAACAATAAGAATAGGGTAATATACTTAAAAGTAGATATCCCGATTGGAAAAGAAAAAAGTGAGTCAGGTAAATAG
- a CDS encoding exopolyphosphatase, which yields MSKGSQIGIRKFAAIDIGSNAMRLLIVMVVESGDQTDFKKVSLVRLPIRLGQEAFTGHKLKKSTVSKFLEGMKAFKIIMDIHEVEDYMAVATSAMRETQNGDGIIRFIKNNTGLDINIIDGKVEAEIIFKAHFRKSVYKDINYVYVDVGGGSTEITVLSGQKILDSKSFKIGTIRLMNDMVSKDKWKEMKEWVKKKTEGLEHVEMIGSGGNINKIYKLMNATYPQPVLYHEFKAIKQTLSKMSYEQRIKSFQLNPDRADVIVPASEIYYSVMKWADSSILHVPKIGLSDGMVQLLYEKSEETV from the coding sequence ATGAGTAAAGGTTCGCAGATTGGAATTCGAAAGTTCGCGGCAATTGATATTGGTTCAAATGCGATGCGATTATTAATTGTGATGGTAGTGGAGAGTGGAGATCAGACCGACTTTAAAAAGGTTTCTTTAGTCCGCTTACCTATCCGTTTAGGACAAGAGGCATTTACCGGGCATAAGCTAAAAAAGTCTACTGTATCTAAGTTTTTGGAAGGTATGAAAGCCTTTAAAATCATCATGGATATTCACGAGGTGGAGGATTATATGGCCGTAGCGACTTCTGCTATGAGAGAAACTCAGAATGGAGATGGTATCATTCGATTTATCAAGAATAATACCGGGTTAGATATTAATATCATTGATGGAAAAGTAGAAGCTGAGATTATATTCAAAGCACATTTCAGGAAAAGTGTTTATAAGGATATCAATTATGTCTACGTGGATGTGGGTGGAGGTAGTACTGAAATTACAGTGCTTTCCGGACAAAAAATTTTGGATTCCAAGTCGTTTAAGATTGGAACAATTCGTTTAATGAACGATATGGTTTCGAAAGACAAATGGAAGGAGATGAAGGAATGGGTGAAGAAAAAAACTGAAGGTTTGGAACATGTAGAAATGATAGGTTCAGGAGGAAATATCAATAAGATATATAAACTCATGAATGCGACATATCCGCAGCCGGTATTGTATCATGAATTCAAAGCCATTAAACAGACATTGTCTAAAATGAGCTATGAACAAAGAATTAAAAGTTTCCAATTAAATCCGGATCGAGCGGATGTGATTGTTCCAGCGTCAGAAATTTATTATTCGGTAATGAAATGGGCCGATAGTAGTATTTTACATGTGCCTAAGATTGGGTTATCGGATGGTATGGTACAGTTGCTTTATGAAAAAAGTGAAGAGACGGTTTAA